The following are encoded together in the Micromonospora lupini genome:
- a CDS encoding ATP-binding protein has translation MTREPPISTVIPPPRLYRAPEHRMAAGVAAGIADHLGISVLRVRVAFMVLLGLSGLGLLLYAAFWAVVPLRPGDTAVPPRRDVAQLLPFVGIGLGVLLIQVMVFDSVGAAGTAGWLVAIIAVGAGVIWHQSAPERRRRWGDTMPVPWLGAVVEESDRRAFVLRFIGGGVLVAVGIIGVAAVYSPAQNFDAVINGVIFALVGLAGVGVVAAPVLWRTYSQLRSEREGRIREQERAELAAMVHDQVLHTLALIQRNAADVKTVQRLARGQERSLRNWLYKPTASPSERFAAALEQAAAEVEDTFAITVETVVVGDRETDEKVGALVAAAREALVNAARHAGVQTVSLYAEVEPDQVSVFVRDRGKGFDPDTVEDHRHGVRGSIIGRMKRHGGRAEIRSGPGEGTEVRLILPISRDSSAAERNK, from the coding sequence GTGACCAGGGAGCCTCCGATCAGCACCGTGATTCCGCCCCCGCGCCTCTACCGCGCTCCCGAGCACCGGATGGCCGCCGGCGTCGCCGCCGGTATCGCCGACCATCTCGGCATCTCGGTGCTGCGGGTGCGCGTCGCGTTCATGGTGCTGCTCGGGCTGAGCGGGCTCGGCCTCCTGCTCTACGCGGCCTTCTGGGCGGTGGTGCCGCTGCGACCCGGTGACACCGCCGTGCCACCCCGGCGCGACGTGGCCCAGCTCCTGCCGTTCGTCGGGATCGGGCTCGGTGTCCTGCTGATCCAGGTGATGGTCTTCGACTCGGTCGGTGCCGCGGGCACCGCCGGCTGGCTGGTGGCCATCATCGCGGTCGGCGCCGGGGTCATCTGGCACCAGTCGGCACCCGAGCGGCGACGGCGCTGGGGCGACACGATGCCGGTCCCGTGGCTCGGTGCGGTCGTCGAGGAGAGCGACAGGCGGGCCTTCGTGCTCCGGTTCATCGGCGGCGGGGTGCTGGTCGCGGTCGGCATCATCGGTGTCGCGGCGGTCTACTCGCCGGCACAGAACTTCGACGCGGTGATCAACGGGGTGATCTTCGCGCTGGTCGGGTTGGCCGGGGTCGGCGTGGTCGCCGCGCCGGTGCTGTGGCGGACGTACAGCCAGCTCCGCTCGGAGCGCGAGGGACGCATCCGCGAGCAGGAGCGGGCCGAGCTGGCCGCGATGGTGCACGACCAGGTCCTGCACACGCTCGCTCTGATCCAGCGCAACGCCGCCGACGTCAAGACTGTGCAACGGTTGGCCCGCGGGCAGGAGCGTTCGCTGCGCAACTGGCTCTACAAGCCCACGGCGTCACCGAGCGAGCGCTTCGCCGCCGCCCTGGAGCAGGCCGCCGCCGAGGTCGAGGACACCTTCGCGATCACGGTGGAGACCGTGGTGGTGGGCGACCGGGAGACCGACGAGAAGGTCGGGGCGCTTGTCGCCGCCGCGCGGGAGGCGCTGGTGAACGCGGCCCGGCACGCAGGCGTGCAGACCGTGTCGCTCTACGCCGAGGTGGAGCCCGATCAGGTAAGCGTCTTCGTCCGGGATCGGGGGAAAGGCTTCGATCCGGATACGGTGGAGGACCACCGGCACGGCGTACGCGGTTCGATCATCGGACGGATGAAGCGGCACGGCGGACGGGCCGAGATCCGGTCCGGCCCGGGGGAGGGGACCGAGGTCCGGTTGATCCTGCCGATCTCCCGGGACTCGTCCGCAGCAGAGAGGAACAAGTGA
- a CDS encoding response regulator, with the protein MAEQPMEHLDPATSRPERLRVFLVDDHAMFRAGVRAELGAHVEVVGEASTVAEAVTRIAATGPDVVLLDVHMPDGGGRAVLEAMRRSHPQVKFLALSVSDAAEDVIGLIRAGARGYVTKTISPDELAAAIRRVADGDAVFSPRLAGFVLDAFAARPDAPVADPELDQLTNREREVLRLLARGYAYKEIAKELFISIKTVETHVSNVLRKLQMSNRYELSRWAADRRLV; encoded by the coding sequence ATGGCGGAGCAGCCGATGGAGCATCTCGACCCGGCGACCAGCCGCCCCGAGCGCCTGCGGGTGTTCCTGGTGGACGACCACGCGATGTTCCGCGCCGGGGTGCGTGCCGAGCTGGGCGCCCACGTCGAGGTGGTGGGTGAGGCGAGCACGGTGGCCGAGGCGGTCACGCGGATCGCCGCCACCGGGCCGGACGTGGTGCTGCTCGACGTGCACATGCCCGACGGCGGTGGCCGCGCCGTGCTGGAGGCGATGCGGCGCAGCCATCCGCAGGTCAAGTTCCTGGCGCTGAGCGTCTCCGACGCGGCGGAGGACGTGATCGGGTTGATCCGGGCCGGCGCGCGGGGGTACGTCACGAAGACCATCTCCCCGGACGAGCTGGCCGCGGCGATCCGTCGGGTCGCCGACGGTGATGCCGTTTTCAGCCCCCGGCTCGCCGGGTTCGTGCTGGACGCCTTCGCGGCCCGCCCGGACGCCCCGGTGGCCGACCCGGAGCTGGACCAGCTCACCAACCGGGAGCGGGAGGTGCTGCGCCTGCTCGCCCGGGGGTACGCGTACAAGGAGATCGCCAAGGAGCTGTTCATCTCCATCAAGACGGTGGAGACGCACGTGTCGAACGTGCTGCGCAAGCTCCAGATGTCCAACCGCTACGAGTTGTCCCGCTGGGCGGCGGACCGCCGGCTCGTGTGA
- a CDS encoding thioester domain-containing protein — MFGQRGRHWARVALAAVAGGALALGVAGAAAAAPATGVAKAVEGSQVTLKLDGKTRTTSALALKVDGKLVPAFCIDYHTNVKLDGTYEEGTWDKSEVQNLGKVQWVLTHGYPNADATALLAAAGVTPPAKIGQKRLDTLLYFGTQTAVWHFSDKIELGDWEKGLLARDQYAVIQGVRNYLVNNATDQPEPRAELSVDPASATATVGGKAGPFTVKGPAGAITVAATGGTAVDAEGKPVTTTTNGGQFWLSAEAAGTVNVTLTAQDSVSFGRVFLFTGAKKAQKLILGGSTGATVTARAAATFTATPATPPATASPTPSASPSPTTPSATPSESAQPASPAPSTSPASNGGALPLTGSPIAMAATAGLLLLAAGAVAVLLVRRRKVRFTA, encoded by the coding sequence ATGTTCGGACAACGAGGACGACACTGGGCGCGGGTCGCGCTGGCGGCCGTCGCCGGCGGCGCGCTGGCGCTCGGCGTGGCGGGTGCCGCAGCCGCTGCTCCGGCCACCGGCGTGGCCAAGGCGGTCGAGGGCAGCCAGGTCACCCTGAAGCTCGACGGCAAGACGCGCACCACGTCTGCGCTCGCCCTGAAGGTCGACGGCAAGCTGGTGCCGGCGTTCTGCATCGACTACCACACGAACGTGAAGCTCGACGGCACGTACGAGGAGGGCACCTGGGACAAGTCCGAGGTGCAGAACCTCGGCAAGGTCCAGTGGGTGCTCACCCACGGCTACCCGAACGCCGACGCCACAGCGCTTCTCGCCGCCGCTGGTGTCACGCCGCCGGCGAAGATCGGGCAGAAGCGGCTGGACACGCTGCTCTACTTCGGCACCCAGACCGCCGTCTGGCACTTCAGCGACAAGATCGAGCTGGGTGACTGGGAGAAGGGTCTGCTCGCCCGCGATCAGTACGCCGTGATCCAGGGTGTTCGTAACTACCTGGTCAACAACGCCACCGACCAGCCGGAGCCGCGTGCCGAGCTGTCCGTCGACCCGGCCAGCGCCACCGCTACCGTCGGCGGCAAGGCCGGTCCGTTCACCGTGAAGGGTCCGGCGGGTGCCATCACCGTCGCGGCCACCGGCGGCACCGCCGTCGACGCCGAGGGCAAGCCGGTCACCACGACCACAAACGGCGGGCAGTTCTGGCTGTCCGCCGAGGCCGCCGGCACGGTCAACGTGACCCTCACCGCGCAGGACTCGGTCTCCTTCGGCCGGGTGTTCCTGTTCACCGGCGCCAAGAAGGCGCAGAAGCTGATCCTCGGCGGCAGCACCGGCGCCACCGTCACCGCCCGGGCGGCGGCCACCTTCACGGCCACCCCCGCGACCCCGCCGGCCACCGCGTCGCCGACCCCCAGCGCGTCGCCGTCGCCGACCACCCCGTCGGCCACGCCGTCGGAGTCGGCGCAGCCGGCCAGCCCGGCCCCGTCCACCTCGCCGGCCAGCAACGGCGGCGCCCTGCCGCTGACCGGTTCGCCGATCGCGATGGCGGCGACCGCCGGTCTGCTGCTGCTCGCCGCGGGTGCGGTTGCCGTGCTTCTGGTGCGTCGTCGCAAGGTCCGCTTCACCGCCTGA